A region of Denticeps clupeoides chromosome 19, fDenClu1.1, whole genome shotgun sequence DNA encodes the following proteins:
- the LOC114769415 gene encoding major facilitator superfamily domain-containing protein 12-like isoform X2 produces MPDHDSLPLFRRFTYAVGHFLNDLCASMWFTYLLVFYHYVLGFQNTYAGLLLLIGQVADGVSTPLVGFESDRTAGCPSYGKRKTWHLAGTLCVLLSFAFIFNQCLGCGPTTPQWASATYFIPFIIIFQFGWASTQISHLSLIPELVSSEHDKVELTAYRYAFTVIANITVYGVAFLLFHFQAGQDDDLSAKGSLGPLDIPIFRNLSLIVLGVGAVFSLLFHLGTREVKSVSDCDEHEPLMHSRARSSTQLHWKHWLLEPAFYQVALLYMSTRLIVNLSQTYVSMYLTNTLMLPKKYIATIPLVMYISGFACSFVMKPFSKLVGKRLTYFIGLLLILAFSYWVLLDIHMADGVYGAAVLLGAGSATILVMSLSLTADLIGEQTQSGAFVYGSMSFTDKVANGLGVMIIQVLHPCQKGY; encoded by the exons ATGCCCGATCATGACTCGTTGCCGCTTTTTAGGCGCTTCACCTACGCAGTGGGACACTTTTTAAACGACCTGTGCGCCTCCATGTGGTTCACCTACCTCCTGGTGTTCTACCATTACGTGCTTGGCTTCCAGAACACGTACGCGGGGCTGCTGCTTCTCATCGGCCAGGTCGCCGACGGCGTCTCCACGCCGCTGGTCGGGTTCGAGTCTGACCGCACGGCGGGGTGTCCGTCTTACGGGAAAAGGAAAACGTGGCATTTAGCGG ggacgctgtgtgtgcttctgtcctTCGCCTTTATTTTTAACCAGTGTCTCGGCTGCGGACCGACCACCCCGCAGTGGGCGAGCGCCACCTACTTCATCCCCTTTATCATCATCTTCCAGTTCGGCTGGGCGTCCACGCAGATCTCCCACCTGTCCCTCATTCCGGAGCTGGTGTCCTCGGAGCACGACAAGGTGGAGCTCACCGCGTACAG gtatgCGTTTACGGTAATAGCCAACATTACAGTATATGGAGTTGCCTTTCTCCTCTTCCACTTCCAGGCAGGGCAGGACGATGATTTGTCTGCTAAAGGAAGCCTTGGCCCTCTTGACATCCCTATATTCAGA AACCTTAGTTTGATTGTTCTGGGAGTCGGGGCCGTGTTTTCTCTGCTCTTTCACCTGGGTACCCGGGAGGTAAAGTCTGTCTCGGATTGCGATGAGCATGAGCCCTTGATGCACAGCAGAGCACGTTCCTCCACTCAGCTGCATTGGAAGCATTGGCTACTTGAACCAGCATTTTACCAG GTTGCTCTCCTGTATATGTCCACCAGGCTTATAGTAAATCTGTCTCAGACTTATGTGTCCATGTATCTCACAAATACACTCATGCTGCCAAAG AAGTACATAGCTACAATTCCTCTGGTCATGTACATTAGTGGTTTTGCATGTTCCTTTGTCATGAAGCCTTTCAGCAAGCTGGTTGGCAAACGT TTGACTTATTTCATTGGGCTGCTGCTAATCTTGGCATTTTCGTACTGGGTGCTGCTGGATATTCACATGGCTGATGGGGTTTATGGAGCTGCTGTGCTGTTGGGGGCTGGCTCGGCGACAATACTGGTCATGTCCCTTTCCCTCACCGCTGACCTTATTGGCGAGCAGAca CAAAGTGGAGCATTTGTATATGGATCAATGAGTTTCACAGATAAGGTGGCCAATGGCCTGGGAGTAATGATCATTCAGGTCCTTCATCCCTGCCA GAAGGGCTATTGA
- the selenof gene encoding selenoprotein F — translation MAGVVNFLLLLSSQALAFGAELSSEACRELGFSSNLLCSSCQLLGEFNLEQLDPACKRCCQEEAQIGPGKRYPGAILEVCGUKLGRFPQVQAFVRSDMPKLFKGLQIKYVRGSDPVLKLLDDNGNIAEELSILKWNTDSVEEFLTEKLHRI, via the exons ATGGCGGGGGTGGTTAACTTTCTGCTGTTGCTGTCTTCGCAAGCG CTCGCCTTCGGAGCCGAGCTGTCCTCGGAGGCGTGCAGGGAGCTGGGCTTCTCCAGTAACCTGCTCTGCAGTTCCTGCCAGCTTCTGGGGGAATTCAACCTGGAGCAGCTGGACCCCGCCTGTAAGCGGTGCTGCCAGGAGGAGGCACAGATCGGCCCGGGGAAG CGCTACCCTGGTGCCATCTTGGAAGTATGTGGATGAAAATTGGGGAGGTTCCCTCAAGTCCAAG CTTTTGTCAGGAGCGACATGCCAAAGCTGTTCAAGGGCCTTCAGATTAAG tatgTAAGAGGTTCGGACCCTGTACTCAAGCTGCTGGATGATAATGGGAACATTGCAGAGGAGCTCAGCATTCTCAAGTGGAACACTGACAGTGTTGAGGAATTTCTAACTGAAAAGTTGCACCGCATTTAA
- the LOC114769415 gene encoding major facilitator superfamily domain-containing protein 12-like isoform X1, protein MPDHDSLPLFRRFTYAVGHFLNDLCASMWFTYLLVFYHYVLGFQNTYAGLLLLIGQVADGVSTPLVGFESDRTAGCPSYGKRKTWHLAGTLCVLLSFAFIFNQCLGCGPTTPQWASATYFIPFIIIFQFGWASTQISHLSLIPELVSSEHDKVELTAYRYAFTVIANITVYGVAFLLFHFQAGQDDDLSAKGSLGPLDIPIFRNLSLIVLGVGAVFSLLFHLGTREVKSVSDCDEHEPLMHSRARSSTQLHWKHWLLEPAFYQVALLYMSTRLIVNLSQTYVSMYLTNTLMLPKKYIATIPLVMYISGFACSFVMKPFSKLVGKRLTYFIGLLLILAFSYWVLLDIHMADGVYGAAVLLGAGSATILVMSLSLTADLIGEQTQSGAFVYGSMSFTDKVANGLGVMIIQVLHPCHTQACCPACVWYYHYIMVIATGGMAVVATLALCSILIWPVRLRRAIEVTNIQDIEDISQHAVN, encoded by the exons ATGCCCGATCATGACTCGTTGCCGCTTTTTAGGCGCTTCACCTACGCAGTGGGACACTTTTTAAACGACCTGTGCGCCTCCATGTGGTTCACCTACCTCCTGGTGTTCTACCATTACGTGCTTGGCTTCCAGAACACGTACGCGGGGCTGCTGCTTCTCATCGGCCAGGTCGCCGACGGCGTCTCCACGCCGCTGGTCGGGTTCGAGTCTGACCGCACGGCGGGGTGTCCGTCTTACGGGAAAAGGAAAACGTGGCATTTAGCGG ggacgctgtgtgtgcttctgtcctTCGCCTTTATTTTTAACCAGTGTCTCGGCTGCGGACCGACCACCCCGCAGTGGGCGAGCGCCACCTACTTCATCCCCTTTATCATCATCTTCCAGTTCGGCTGGGCGTCCACGCAGATCTCCCACCTGTCCCTCATTCCGGAGCTGGTGTCCTCGGAGCACGACAAGGTGGAGCTCACCGCGTACAG gtatgCGTTTACGGTAATAGCCAACATTACAGTATATGGAGTTGCCTTTCTCCTCTTCCACTTCCAGGCAGGGCAGGACGATGATTTGTCTGCTAAAGGAAGCCTTGGCCCTCTTGACATCCCTATATTCAGA AACCTTAGTTTGATTGTTCTGGGAGTCGGGGCCGTGTTTTCTCTGCTCTTTCACCTGGGTACCCGGGAGGTAAAGTCTGTCTCGGATTGCGATGAGCATGAGCCCTTGATGCACAGCAGAGCACGTTCCTCCACTCAGCTGCATTGGAAGCATTGGCTACTTGAACCAGCATTTTACCAG GTTGCTCTCCTGTATATGTCCACCAGGCTTATAGTAAATCTGTCTCAGACTTATGTGTCCATGTATCTCACAAATACACTCATGCTGCCAAAG AAGTACATAGCTACAATTCCTCTGGTCATGTACATTAGTGGTTTTGCATGTTCCTTTGTCATGAAGCCTTTCAGCAAGCTGGTTGGCAAACGT TTGACTTATTTCATTGGGCTGCTGCTAATCTTGGCATTTTCGTACTGGGTGCTGCTGGATATTCACATGGCTGATGGGGTTTATGGAGCTGCTGTGCTGTTGGGGGCTGGCTCGGCGACAATACTGGTCATGTCCCTTTCCCTCACCGCTGACCTTATTGGCGAGCAGAca CAAAGTGGAGCATTTGTATATGGATCAATGAGTTTCACAGATAAGGTGGCCAATGGCCTGGGAGTAATGATCATTCAGGTCCTTCATCCCTGCCA TACGCAGGCATGTTgccctgcatgtgtgtggtaTTACCATTACATCATGGTCATTGCAACAGGAGGAATGGCCGTTGTTGCCACACTGGCACTGTGTTCCATTCTCATCTGGCCTGTTCGCCTCC GAAGGGCTATTGAGGTGACCAACATACAGGACATTGAGGACATCTCCCAGCATGCTGTCAACTGA